Proteins encoded within one genomic window of Bradyrhizobium sp. 186:
- a CDS encoding cupin domain-containing protein, translating into MPTLEDVKGYAERATGLRRPGKGKASDLARLRKPHTVRSKDDGLVPNHPRWPLLIYRGAVDLDEGHDPAAVIEDLFEANGWGDTWRDGIYDYVHYHSRIHEVLGVARGKGRVRFGGKKGRIFTLKAGDIVVLPAGTGHQCLSADNDFLVVGAYPPAGTYDECTTVEDRPRALKTIPKVPVPRKDPVYGSGGPALKLWKKAK; encoded by the coding sequence ATGCCGACACTTGAGGACGTGAAAGGGTATGCGGAGCGCGCCACCGGCCTCCGGCGACCAGGTAAGGGCAAAGCCTCGGATCTCGCCCGGTTGCGCAAGCCTCACACGGTTCGCTCCAAGGACGACGGTCTCGTTCCCAATCATCCGCGATGGCCGCTGCTCATCTATCGGGGCGCCGTTGATCTCGACGAGGGGCACGATCCGGCGGCGGTGATCGAGGATCTCTTCGAAGCGAACGGCTGGGGCGACACCTGGCGCGACGGCATCTACGACTACGTGCACTACCACTCGCGGATCCATGAGGTGCTCGGCGTCGCCCGTGGCAAAGGGCGCGTCCGCTTCGGCGGGAAGAAGGGCAGGATCTTCACGCTCAAGGCCGGGGACATCGTGGTTCTGCCTGCCGGCACGGGCCATCAGTGCCTCTCGGCGGACAACGACTTTCTGGTCGTCGGCGCCTACCCGCCGGCCGGCACCTACGACGAATGCACCACGGTGGAAGATCGGCCGCGGGCGTTGAAGACAATTCCGAAGGTGCCGGTGCCGCGCAAGGATCCGGTCTATGGGTCCGGTGGACCGGCCTTGAAGCTCTGGAAGAAGGCCAAATGA
- a CDS encoding transposase, producing MGQISVLTGPERRRRWSEDERCRIVAEAFAPGSCVAQVARDHDISTGLIYTWRRRLRQDLADQGFVEAAMEAEPIKEAAPSGEVIVVELTGSGRIRICGSAPPLLVSAVLKALR from the coding sequence ATGGGTCAGATTTCGGTGCTGACGGGGCCGGAACGCCGGCGGCGTTGGAGCGAGGATGAGCGGTGCCGGATCGTTGCGGAGGCCTTTGCGCCGGGATCGTGTGTGGCGCAGGTTGCGCGGGATCACGATATTTCAACGGGGCTGATTTACACCTGGCGGCGTCGGCTTCGCCAGGACCTTGCTGACCAGGGCTTTGTGGAAGCGGCGATGGAAGCGGAGCCGATCAAGGAAGCGGCACCGTCCGGTGAAGTGATCGTGGTGGAATTGACGGGGAGCGGACGGATCAGGATTTGCGGGTCGGCGCCGCCCTTGCTGGTGTCGGCGGTGTTGAAGGCGCTGCGATGA
- a CDS encoding DUF892 family protein, translating into MYHHVKKLMFTVRVDEPEPRFGNMLLEQFGGANGELAAAMQYSIQGLNCEDPDRKDLLMDIGTEELSHLEIVGTLARMHLKPMKFDREAAEADPLIAIAGGGGVNLFNSQGNAWTADYLKITGELDVDLRSNIAAEARAKIVYEQLINFCDDAGTKDALQFLMTREITHMKAFSLALESMGKPAFSIGRIAPTPGLVNQFFNDSTGSGDYGEIDTRGPWNEGSDLVFTESPAIQAGEPGPGTAIVTESSPPTDEAGLGELLLDELRDILHAEKQLTKALPKMAEAARFDQLRELFEQHLVETENQIERINECFELLGKSARAKPCKGMMGLVEEGQEIMSEGEKKEDAAADLALIGAAQRVEHYEIAGYTTSRNLAQQLRHSAIVALLSKSLAEEENADQLLNQVARSLMSVAKMPAAIE; encoded by the coding sequence ATGTATCACCACGTCAAGAAGCTGATGTTCACCGTCCGCGTCGACGAGCCGGAGCCCCGTTTCGGCAATATGCTTCTCGAACAGTTTGGAGGCGCCAACGGCGAACTCGCCGCCGCGATGCAGTATTCGATACAGGGCCTGAATTGTGAGGATCCGGATCGCAAGGATCTGCTGATGGACATCGGCACCGAAGAATTGAGCCATCTGGAGATTGTGGGCACCCTCGCCCGTATGCACCTCAAGCCGATGAAGTTCGACCGCGAGGCCGCCGAAGCCGATCCGCTGATCGCGATCGCCGGCGGCGGCGGAGTGAACCTGTTCAACTCGCAGGGCAATGCCTGGACCGCCGACTATCTGAAGATCACCGGAGAACTCGACGTCGACCTGCGCAGCAACATCGCCGCCGAGGCAAGGGCCAAGATCGTCTATGAACAGCTGATCAATTTCTGCGACGACGCCGGCACCAAGGACGCTTTGCAGTTCCTGATGACCCGCGAAATCACGCATATGAAAGCCTTCTCGCTGGCGCTTGAGAGCATGGGCAAGCCTGCTTTCAGCATCGGCCGGATCGCCCCGACACCCGGACTAGTCAATCAGTTCTTCAACGATTCCACGGGCAGCGGCGACTATGGCGAGATCGACACGCGCGGGCCGTGGAACGAAGGCAGCGACTTGGTCTTCACGGAATCCCCGGCCATCCAGGCGGGAGAACCCGGCCCGGGAACCGCGATCGTGACGGAAAGCTCGCCGCCCACGGACGAGGCCGGCCTTGGCGAGCTGTTGCTCGACGAGCTTCGCGACATCCTTCATGCCGAGAAGCAACTGACGAAAGCCTTGCCGAAGATGGCGGAGGCCGCCCGCTTCGATCAGTTGCGCGAACTGTTCGAGCAGCATCTGGTGGAGACGGAAAACCAGATCGAGCGCATAAACGAATGTTTCGAGCTACTCGGCAAATCCGCCCGCGCCAAGCCGTGCAAGGGCATGATGGGCCTGGTCGAGGAAGGGCAAGAAATCATGTCCGAAGGCGAAAAGAAGGAAGATGCCGCCGCCGATCTGGCGCTGATCGGTGCCGCTCAGCGGGTCGAGCATTACGAGATTGCCGGGTACACCACCTCGCGCAATCTCGCCCAGCAGCTTCGTCATAGTGCCATCGTCGCGCTGCTCTCGAAGTCGCTGGCCGAAGAGGAGAATGCCGACCAGTTGTTGAACCAGGTGGCGCGTTCCCTGATGTCGGTCGCAAAGATGCCGGCTGCAATCGAATAG
- a CDS encoding IS630 family transposase (programmed frameshift), translated as MNVRYRVELSQAERNELTAMLGGGKHAARKLKRAQILLAADGGCRDEEIARTVSVSLSTVGRTKRRFVEGNLERALSEEPRPGAERKLTGKEEALLVATACAKPPAGCKRWTLTLLADTMVKLTDHNSLLGETVRRRLAENDLKPWRRDVWCIPHVDGEYFARMERVLDLYAETQNRARPLVCFDETPIQLTGEVRQPIPAQPGQRERYDYEYRRNGTANLFVTFDPHRGWRDVKVTDRRAAVDYAHCMRDLVDVHYPDAACIRVVQDNLSIHKPGALYEAFAPAEARRILRRLEFHFTPKHASWLNMVECEISVLQRQCLGRRIDDPKRLRNEIAAWQKRRNKIRARIKWMFTTDKARAKLGRAYPATPKDSKSL; from the exons ATGAATGTACGTTATCGGGTCGAATTGAGCCAAGCCGAGCGCAACGAACTGACGGCGATGCTCGGCGGCGGCAAGCACGCCGCCCGCAAGCTTAAGCGGGCGCAGATTTTGCTGGCGGCCGATGGAGGCTGCCGCGACGAGGAGATTGCCCGGACCGTGAGTGTCAGCCTCTCCACCGTCGGCCGGACCAAGCGCCGCTTCGTGGAAGGCAATCTGGAGCGAGCCTTGAGCGAGGAGCCGCGTCCGGGCGCTGAGCGCAAGCTGACCGGCAAGGAGGAAGCCCTGCTGGTGGCGACCGCATGCGCCAAGCCGCCCGCCGGCTGCAAACGCTGGACGCTGACGCTGTTGGCCGACACGATGGTCAAGCTCACCGATCACAACAGCCTGTTGGGCGAGACCGTGCGTCGCCGGCTGGCCGAGAACGACCTCAAGCCGTGGCGCAGGGACGTGTGGTGCATTCCCCATGTCGACGGCGAATACTTTGCCCGCATGGAGAG AGTGCTCGACCTCTACGCCGAGACGCAGAATCGCGCCCGGCCGCTGGTCTGCTTCGACGAGACTCCCATCCAGCTGACCGGCGAGGTGCGCCAGCCGATCCCGGCCCAACCGGGACAGCGCGAGCGCTACGATTACGAGTATCGCCGCAACGGCACCGCCAATCTCTTCGTCACCTTCGATCCACATCGGGGCTGGCGCGACGTCAAGGTCACCGACCGCCGCGCCGCCGTGGACTACGCCCACTGCATGCGTGATCTCGTCGACGTCCATTATCCCGACGCCGCCTGCATCCGTGTCGTGCAGGACAATTTGTCGATCCATAAGCCTGGGGCGCTGTATGAGGCCTTCGCGCCCGCCGAGGCCCGGCGCATCCTGCGCCGCCTCGAATTCCACTTCACCCCGAAGCACGCCAGTTGGCTCAATATGGTCGAGTGCGAGATCAGCGTGCTACAGCGCCAGTGTCTCGGCCGCCGCATCGACGATCCCAAAAGGCTCCGAAACGAGATCGCAGCATGGCAAAAGAGACGGAATAAAATCCGAGCCCGCATCAAATGGATGTTCACAACAGATAAAGCCCGCGCCAAACTCGGCCGCGCCTATCCAGCCACCCCCAAAGACTCAAAATCACTGTGA
- the tnpB gene encoding IS66 family insertion sequence element accessory protein TnpB (TnpB, as the term is used for proteins encoded by IS66 family insertion elements, is considered an accessory protein, since TnpC, encoded by a neighboring gene, is a DDE family transposase.) codes for MIPIPSGVRVWLATGHTDMRRGFPSLALQVQEVLKHDPLGGHLFCFRGRRSDLIKIIWHDSQGACLFTKRLERGRFIWPSAAGEAVTISPAQLSYLLSGIDWRNPQETLRPTRVG; via the coding sequence ATGATTCCGATCCCCTCTGGCGTGCGGGTATGGCTGGCGACGGGCCATACCGATATGCGGCGCGGCTTTCCGAGCCTGGCTTTGCAGGTGCAGGAGGTCTTGAAGCATGACCCACTGGGGGGTCATTTGTTTTGCTTCAGGGGGCGCCGTTCAGATCTGATAAAAATCATCTGGCACGATTCTCAGGGAGCGTGCCTGTTTACAAAAAGACTCGAAAGAGGAAGATTCATCTGGCCTTCGGCTGCCGGTGAAGCCGTGACGATCTCTCCGGCGCAGCTTTCTTACCTGCTATCTGGGATCGACTGGCGGAATCCTCAAGAAACTTTGCGTCCAACGCGAGTTGGATAG
- a CDS encoding phosphatase PAP2 family protein encodes MFTATHRLNRRNFPISVRPTEADVAIARGIARHTAPAPEEVARALTWGADEKILLVLATAGWVFSRGRSEPLQRAGNHALLVTAAASLLPHVLKSLFNQTRPDRRTVVGHIHDVSFSGKRQDAFPSGHALHMGALASAAGALPPGPRRTVRALAVGISLTRIVVLAHWANDVVAGFALGAVLERLLRLWTGYPIACSKEIDHADT; translated from the coding sequence ATGTTCACCGCAACTCATCGCCTCAATCGTCGCAACTTTCCGATCTCCGTCCGGCCGACCGAAGCGGACGTCGCCATCGCCCGCGGAATCGCGCGCCACACGGCTCCAGCTCCGGAGGAAGTGGCACGCGCCCTGACCTGGGGCGCCGATGAAAAAATCCTTTTGGTTCTGGCCACGGCCGGCTGGGTTTTCTCTCGCGGCCGCAGCGAACCGTTGCAGCGGGCGGGCAACCACGCGCTGCTGGTGACGGCCGCAGCGTCCCTGCTGCCGCACGTGCTGAAGTCGCTGTTCAATCAGACCCGCCCGGACCGCAGGACGGTGGTCGGGCACATCCACGACGTCTCGTTCTCCGGAAAGCGCCAGGATGCCTTTCCCTCCGGACATGCGCTGCACATGGGCGCTTTGGCGTCAGCAGCGGGCGCCTTGCCGCCTGGGCCGCGACGGACGGTCCGCGCGCTCGCGGTAGGAATCTCGCTGACGCGCATCGTGGTTCTGGCGCACTGGGCGAACGACGTCGTCGCGGGTTTCGCGCTCGGAGCAGTGCTCGAACGCCTGCTGAGGCTATGGACGGGTTATCCCATCGCCTGTTCAAAGGAGATCGATCATGCCGACACTTGA
- a CDS encoding helix-turn-helix domain-containing protein, which yields MSQKSGARFTEKQGYYLAFIHTYAHMFGRPPAEADIQRHFRVSPPSVHQMIVTLERNGFIRRQPGVPRSIEILVPPESLPILEWLGIKTSKSL from the coding sequence ATGAGTCAAAAATCAGGCGCGCGCTTCACCGAGAAGCAGGGTTATTACCTGGCTTTCATCCATACCTACGCCCACATGTTCGGACGTCCACCCGCCGAAGCCGACATCCAGCGCCACTTCCGCGTCAGCCCGCCTTCGGTCCACCAGATGATCGTCACCCTCGAACGAAACGGCTTCATCCGACGTCAACCTGGCGTCCCCAGAAGCATCGAAATCCTCGTGCCGCCGGAAAGCTTGCCGATCCTCGAATGGCTCGGTATCAAAACGTCGAAATCACTGTGA
- a CDS encoding cold-shock protein, translating into MAMGTVKWFNPTKGYGFIQPDNGGKDVFVHISAVEKAGFTSLAEGAKVSFDVVNNRGKDSAENLRIG; encoded by the coding sequence GTGGCGATGGGGACCGTGAAGTGGTTCAACCCGACAAAGGGTTATGGATTTATACAGCCTGACAACGGCGGCAAGGACGTCTTTGTTCACATCTCGGCAGTTGAGAAAGCTGGTTTCACCTCTCTCGCCGAGGGGGCCAAGGTCAGCTTCGACGTCGTGAACAATCGCGGTAAAGACTCGGCGGAAAATCTACGGATAGGTTGA
- a CDS encoding Crp/Fnr family transcriptional regulator: MPHQKLIARLRAVVGLSEQDQVRLRRMPYKVRSLGRGEYVVREGEKLSSCIVVMSGFLARQRVVNARNQISSFYLAGDMPDLPSLHLPVADCDLCSVGSSTIASVPHSSLREMMKESCGLTHAFWRETLIHAAIYREWVQNLGSRHALGRVAHLLCELATRMEFVGLVDNLSFRLPLTQQDVADACGLSIVHVNRTIQELRREGLIEWQNQNLTLLRPQELQDVAEFSPEYLHELNPCGGSKLGKAGLGFFGTSPPGLI; encoded by the coding sequence ATGCCGCATCAGAAGCTAATAGCGCGCCTACGCGCGGTGGTCGGTCTATCTGAACAAGATCAGGTTAGGCTCAGGCGCATGCCATATAAGGTGAGATCCCTGGGCCGTGGCGAATACGTGGTGCGCGAGGGAGAGAAGCTTAGCAGCTGCATCGTTGTGATGAGCGGCTTTCTAGCTCGGCAAAGAGTAGTGAATGCTCGAAATCAGATCTCGTCGTTTTACCTGGCGGGGGACATGCCCGACTTGCCTTCCCTGCATTTGCCGGTGGCGGATTGCGACCTTTGCAGCGTGGGCTCTTCGACGATAGCGTCTGTGCCCCATTCATCTCTTAGAGAGATGATGAAGGAGTCTTGCGGGCTTACGCACGCTTTTTGGCGCGAGACGCTGATACACGCTGCCATCTATCGCGAGTGGGTTCAGAATCTTGGATCGCGCCATGCCTTGGGTAGGGTCGCGCATCTTCTTTGCGAGCTTGCCACCCGCATGGAATTCGTTGGGCTGGTAGACAACCTCAGCTTCCGACTTCCGCTCACGCAGCAAGATGTTGCCGATGCATGTGGGCTTTCAATAGTTCACGTGAACAGGACGATCCAGGAACTCAGGCGTGAGGGTCTCATTGAATGGCAGAACCAAAACCTGACTCTGCTCCGCCCACAGGAACTTCAAGATGTAGCCGAGTTCAGCCCTGAATATCTTCATGAGCTGAACCCGTGCGGAGGATCAAAGCTCGGCAAAGCTGGCTTGGGCTTTTTTGGAACGTCTCCACCGGGACTGATTTAG